Proteins co-encoded in one Candidatus Thiodictyon syntrophicum genomic window:
- a CDS encoding IS1 family transposase, translating to MNGQWTCPHCNSQNCRHHKTYQTGHNGTRLLWRCQSCNRLFSETKATLIEGLRKPTSFIIQVLKTRTEGIGLNAACRAFAIAKNTLLLWERRLADCKDVLVIYALTHTFIEQLIEGDELYTKVNRNVPPEDCEGWTIVLMERASRFIWALQCGKKDRSLFSYAIQILRDVILRTGDVTLVTDGERRYGNLLFEICHEVLRTGKRGRPPKVLRRGVKVRLKNKGKGTDRTGHSRPKYETPHPEHPETDQDVTPADIHANHLEASNASFRRKNSAYRRRTNTYAKSISGLQRTLDMLWIVHNFIRSHFTTKQVPAVALGILQQGLSWDEVLRVRQPRL from the coding sequence TTGAACGGACAATGGACATGCCCTCATTGCAATTCACAGAATTGTCGGCATCACAAGACGTATCAAACCGGTCATAACGGTACGCGTTTGCTGTGGCGATGTCAAAGTTGCAATAGGCTCTTTTCCGAGACCAAAGCCACCCTTATCGAGGGGCTCAGGAAACCGACCAGCTTCATCATTCAAGTGCTCAAAACGCGCACTGAGGGGATCGGCTTGAACGCCGCCTGCCGGGCCTTCGCGATTGCGAAGAATACGTTGCTCCTATGGGAGCGTCGCCTGGCCGATTGCAAGGATGTGCTGGTCATATATGCCCTGACGCACACCTTTATTGAGCAACTGATCGAAGGTGATGAGCTTTATACGAAAGTGAATAGGAATGTCCCCCCGGAGGATTGTGAAGGCTGGACGATCGTACTGATGGAAAGGGCAAGTCGATTTATCTGGGCGCTTCAGTGCGGGAAAAAGGATCGCAGCCTATTTTCATATGCCATACAAATACTTAGAGATGTCATCCTGCGTACTGGCGATGTCACTCTAGTCACCGACGGGGAACGTCGGTATGGCAATCTCCTGTTTGAAATTTGCCACGAAGTATTGCGAACCGGAAAACGCGGCCGCCCACCGAAAGTGCTTCGTCGCGGTGTGAAGGTGCGCCTTAAGAATAAAGGGAAAGGAACTGATAGAACGGGGCACTCGCGTCCCAAATACGAAACCCCTCATCCGGAGCATCCAGAAACCGATCAAGATGTGACGCCAGCCGATATTCATGCTAATCATTTGGAAGCATCGAACGCTTCATTTCGGCGAAAGAATTCTGCTTATCGCCGCCGAACGAATACGTACGCGAAGAGCATTTCTGGTTTGCAAAGAACATTGGATATGTTGTGGATTGTCCATAACTTTATTCGCAGCCACTTCACGACAAAACAGGTTCCTGCGGTGGCTCTGGGGATTCTCCAGCAGGGACTCTCGTGGGATGAGGTCCTTAGAGTTCGACAGCCCAGGTTATAA